In one Candidatus Bathyarchaeia archaeon genomic region, the following are encoded:
- the thiC gene encoding phosphomethylpyrimidine synthase ThiC, translated as MTQMKSAKRGHLTEEMKEVARAEGVSPEHVMRGVGEGRIGIARNPARGGERKALGIGEGLRVKVNANVGTSPDICDPDLEVRKARIAEGAGADSVMDLSTGGDLDLVRRMILEKLSVAVGTVPIYQAAIEAQRKKGAIIHMDEDDIFKAIERHARDGVDFVTVHCGVTKASLRSVMERGRLLGIVSRGGTFTAAWMMHHGKENPLYENYDYLLDIAEEYDLVLSLGDGLRPGCIADATDGPQIHELLIIGELVERARRRGVQAMVEGPGHIPLNQIEANVRLEKAICKGAPFYVLGPVVTDVAPGYDHFVSAIGGAIAALAGADFLCYVTPAEHIGLPTEEDVREGVMVARIAAHAADLARMGKFAEWDRRISEARRDLDWAKQIELAIDPERAKRMRSSRTRGEQGTCSMCGEYCAIKILKDYVRAEH; from the coding sequence ATGACCCAAATGAAATCCGCCAAGCGTGGCCATTTGACGGAGGAGATGAAGGAGGTCGCCCGAGCGGAAGGCGTTAGCCCTGAGCACGTCATGAGGGGGGTCGGCGAGGGGAGGATAGGGATAGCGAGGAACCCCGCTAGGGGCGGCGAGCGCAAGGCCTTGGGCATAGGGGAGGGCCTCAGGGTCAAGGTCAACGCAAACGTGGGAACATCGCCCGACATATGCGATCCCGATCTGGAGGTCAGGAAGGCGAGGATCGCGGAGGGTGCCGGGGCCGATTCTGTGATGGATTTGAGCACGGGGGGCGATCTGGACTTGGTTAGGAGGATGATCCTCGAGAAGCTATCGGTGGCCGTCGGGACGGTCCCCATATACCAAGCTGCCATCGAGGCCCAAAGGAAGAAGGGGGCCATAATTCACATGGATGAGGACGATATCTTCAAGGCCATAGAGAGACATGCGAGGGATGGCGTGGATTTCGTCACGGTCCATTGCGGCGTCACCAAGGCCAGCTTGAGGAGCGTAATGGAGCGGGGGAGGCTTCTAGGGATCGTCAGCAGGGGAGGGACCTTCACGGCGGCTTGGATGATGCACCATGGCAAGGAGAATCCCCTATACGAGAATTATGATTACCTGCTCGATATCGCCGAGGAATACGACTTGGTCCTTAGCCTCGGCGATGGCCTGAGGCCCGGGTGCATAGCCGACGCCACGGATGGCCCTCAAATACACGAGCTCCTGATCATCGGGGAGCTCGTCGAAAGGGCGAGGAGGAGGGGGGTTCAGGCCATGGTGGAGGGGCCTGGCCATATCCCCCTGAACCAGATAGAGGCCAATGTGAGGCTTGAGAAGGCGATTTGTAAGGGCGCGCCCTTTTACGTCCTAGGGCCGGTGGTGACCGATGTGGCCCCGGGCTACGATCACTTCGTGAGCGCAATAGGGGGCGCTATCGCGGCGCTGGCCGGGGCCGATTTCCTCTGCTATGTAACCCCGGCCGAGCACATAGGGCTGCCTACGGAGGAGGACGTTAGGGAGGGCGTCATGGTGGCGAGGATCGCCGCGCATGCGGCTGATTTGGCTAGGATGGGGAAGTTCGCCGAGTGGGATCGAAGGATCTCGGAGGCTAGGCGGGACTTGGATTGGGCCAAGCAGATAGAGTTGGCCATCGATCCCGAGAGGGCCAAGAGGATGAGGAGCTCGAGGACCCGGGGGGAGCAGGGGACCTGCTCCATGTGCGGGGAATATTGCGCCATAAAGATCCTCAAGGACTACGTGCGCGCGGAGCATTGA